In Candidatus Eisenbacteria bacterium, a single genomic region encodes these proteins:
- a CDS encoding AarF/UbiB family protein — MNAPTPIRRRRIVVRSFQMTGALARGSRVFVREAWALRRAPGDRLARALGRALVAASTRLGATFIKVGQIASTRADLLPRALVDELAQLRDQVPPFPFDDVRRTIEHDLGRPLEELFARFDPEPVAAASVAQVHRAIWRASGETVAVKVWRPDVLERVRLDRSILLFVGRALERAVPSLRLVSLAGAFEAFCNAVEDQIHLEHEAENNRRFTANFAGDGDIHFPRLVPEACSDAVLTMEFVEGVREDELEARGLDVRRIVDAGMRAVCRMIFSHGFVHADLHQGNLRFLPPGRVVFLDLGLIGTLEDADRLTSAALLYSFAVGDGATVARLFYDSAPHKDVADYGVYEREMAEYVRQVHKRGLGNVQITLEIGRLFDILRRHRIQARSHMTMVNLALMTAEGLGKRLDPQLQLNEAALPYLAEALGMTDGTRT; from the coding sequence GTGAATGCCCCCACTCCGATCCGCCGCCGGCGCATCGTCGTGCGCAGCTTCCAGATGACGGGCGCGCTGGCGCGCGGCTCGCGCGTCTTCGTGCGCGAGGCCTGGGCCCTGCGCCGCGCGCCCGGCGACCGCCTGGCGCGTGCGCTCGGCCGCGCGCTCGTCGCGGCCTCGACACGGCTCGGCGCGACGTTCATCAAGGTCGGGCAGATCGCCTCCACGCGCGCCGATCTCCTGCCGCGCGCGCTCGTCGACGAGCTGGCGCAGCTCCGCGATCAGGTGCCGCCGTTCCCGTTCGACGACGTCCGCCGCACGATCGAGCACGATCTCGGCCGGCCGCTCGAGGAGCTCTTCGCCCGCTTCGACCCCGAGCCGGTGGCGGCGGCGTCGGTCGCGCAGGTGCACCGGGCGATCTGGCGCGCGAGCGGCGAGACCGTCGCCGTGAAGGTGTGGCGCCCCGACGTCCTCGAAAGGGTCCGGCTCGACCGCTCGATCCTGCTCTTCGTCGGGCGTGCGCTCGAGCGCGCGGTCCCGTCCCTGCGTCTCGTCTCGCTCGCCGGTGCCTTCGAGGCCTTCTGCAACGCCGTCGAGGATCAGATCCACCTCGAGCACGAGGCCGAGAACAACCGCCGCTTCACGGCGAACTTCGCCGGCGACGGCGACATCCATTTCCCGCGCCTCGTCCCCGAGGCGTGCTCGGACGCCGTGCTCACCATGGAGTTCGTGGAGGGCGTGCGCGAGGACGAGCTCGAGGCGCGCGGCCTCGACGTGCGCCGCATCGTCGACGCCGGGATGCGCGCCGTCTGCCGCATGATCTTCTCGCACGGCTTCGTCCACGCCGACCTCCACCAGGGGAATCTCCGCTTCCTGCCGCCTGGCCGCGTCGTCTTCCTCGACCTGGGGCTCATCGGCACGCTCGAGGACGCGGATCGCCTCACCAGCGCCGCGCTCCTGTACTCGTTCGCGGTCGGCGACGGCGCGACGGTCGCGCGCCTGTTCTACGACAGCGCACCGCACAAGGACGTCGCCGACTACGGCGTCTACGAGCGCGAGATGGCGGAGTACGTCCGTCAGGTGCACAAGCGCGGACTCGGCAACGTGCAGATCACGCTCGAGATCGGCCGTCTGTTCGACATCCTGCGCCGCCACCGCATCCAGGCCCGCAGCCACATGACGATGGTGAACCTGGCCCTCATGACCGCGGAGGGCCTCGGCAAGCGGCTCGATCCGCAGCTCCAGCTGAACGAGGCCGCGCTGCCCTACCTCGCCGAGGCCCTCGGCATGACCGACGGGACGAGAACCTGA
- a CDS encoding class I adenylate-forming enzyme family protein: protein MSVRPFAPWVWRIPERFNIGVACTDAHVDTPRADRPAVVVDDDRTGAGVVTFRELAERTSRFAEVLGELGVQAGDRVLIRLPNCLAYSTAFLGAMKRGAVPVPTSTLLTADEVQYLAADSGAVAMVTDRATWDAMRESLEREAALRDVLLVDAPGAAPAARLAVHDLGVRLAAVTRWADAHPTRADDPAYLVYTSGTTGYPKGVLHAHRALLGRQPSSEYWFDFDPAGDRVLHAGKYNWTYVLGTGLMDPLYRGHTAIVCEGAMEAARWPQRIARHQATIFIAVPTIYRQILQKTTFVGPDVPTLRHCMSAGEQLPAEVLDEWRARFGLDIYEGLGMTECSYYLCQTKSRPIRPGSAGFAQPGHDVRLLDPGTFVDVPEGTEGMLCIPRDDPGLMLRYWNQPEETARCFSGEWFLTGDYARRDADGYLWFLGRKDDLINTFGYRVSPYEVERVLKGHPDVGEVAAVGEEVGAGKILVVAYVVPRASGAITADAVLAYAREHLASYKAPRIVYLVDDFPRTRNGKVLRRALRPEQARARAGAA from the coding sequence GTGAGCGTGCGGCCGTTCGCGCCCTGGGTGTGGCGCATTCCGGAGCGTTTCAACATCGGCGTCGCGTGCACGGATGCGCACGTCGATACGCCGCGTGCCGATCGTCCGGCGGTCGTGGTCGACGACGATCGGACGGGCGCCGGCGTCGTCACCTTTCGCGAGCTGGCGGAGCGCACCAGCCGCTTCGCGGAGGTCCTGGGGGAGCTCGGTGTACAGGCCGGCGATCGGGTGCTCATCCGTCTCCCGAACTGCCTCGCGTACTCGACGGCGTTCCTGGGCGCCATGAAGCGCGGTGCCGTCCCCGTCCCGACCTCGACGCTGCTCACGGCCGACGAGGTGCAGTACCTCGCGGCCGACTCCGGCGCGGTCGCGATGGTGACCGATCGCGCGACCTGGGACGCGATGCGCGAGTCGCTCGAGCGCGAGGCCGCGCTGCGCGACGTGCTGCTCGTGGACGCACCCGGCGCCGCGCCGGCCGCCCGGCTCGCCGTGCACGACCTCGGGGTGCGGCTCGCCGCCGTCACGAGGTGGGCCGATGCGCATCCGACGCGCGCCGACGATCCCGCCTATCTCGTCTACACGTCGGGGACGACGGGCTACCCGAAGGGCGTGCTGCACGCGCATCGCGCGCTCCTCGGGCGGCAGCCGTCGTCCGAGTACTGGTTCGACTTCGACCCGGCCGGCGACCGCGTGCTGCATGCGGGGAAGTACAACTGGACCTACGTCCTCGGGACCGGACTCATGGACCCGCTCTATCGCGGGCACACGGCGATCGTCTGCGAGGGCGCGATGGAGGCCGCGCGCTGGCCGCAGCGCATCGCGCGGCACCAGGCCACGATCTTCATCGCCGTGCCCACGATCTACCGCCAGATCCTGCAGAAGACGACGTTCGTCGGACCCGACGTGCCGACGCTGCGACACTGCATGAGCGCGGGGGAGCAACTGCCGGCGGAGGTGCTCGACGAATGGCGGGCGCGTTTCGGGCTCGACATCTACGAGGGCCTCGGCATGACCGAGTGCTCGTACTACCTGTGCCAGACGAAGAGCCGCCCGATCCGTCCCGGCTCGGCCGGTTTCGCGCAGCCGGGGCACGACGTCCGGCTGCTCGATCCGGGCACCTTCGTCGACGTGCCCGAGGGTACCGAAGGCATGCTGTGCATTCCGCGCGACGATCCGGGCCTCATGTTGCGCTACTGGAACCAGCCCGAGGAGACGGCACGCTGCTTTTCGGGCGAGTGGTTCCTCACCGGCGACTACGCACGGCGGGACGCCGACGGCTACCTCTGGTTCCTCGGCCGCAAGGACGATCTCATCAACACGTTCGGCTATCGGGTGTCGCCCTACGAGGTCGAGCGCGTGCTGAAGGGCCATCCCGACGTGGGCGAGGTGGCGGCCGTCGGCGAGGAGGTGGGCGCCGGGAAGATTCTCGTCGTCGCGTACGTCGTCCCGCGCGCGTCGGGAGCGATCACCGCGGACGCCGTGCTCGCCTATGCACGCGAGCACCTCGCCTCGTACAAGGCGCCGCGCATCGTGTACCTGGTCGACGACTTTCCGCGCACGCGCAACGGCAAGGTGCTGCGCCGCGCGCTGCGGCCCGAGCAGGCGCGGGCGAGGGCCGGAGCGGCGTGA
- a CDS encoding GNAT family N-acetyltransferase: MATAFRRARAADAPFLAWVMLEASRGHVGRGAWDVYVDGPEPRVLALLERLAVQAEPSFCRWEGFLVAEVDGVPAAALCGYDPGAPGMANPDPAIVRAVVDAFGWDELRRRAADARLDPFITCVSVPPPETWIVEWVATRPGFRRRGLVRDLLQAIVADGRRRGFRRSQITLFIGNTSAQLAYERAGYRVIDEKRHPDFARLMGCPGLARMTREIAPP; encoded by the coding sequence ATGGCGACGGCGTTCCGCAGGGCGCGGGCGGCCGATGCCCCGTTCCTCGCCTGGGTCATGCTGGAGGCGTCGCGCGGGCACGTCGGCCGGGGCGCGTGGGACGTCTACGTCGACGGCCCCGAGCCACGGGTGCTGGCGCTTCTCGAGCGGCTCGCGGTGCAGGCGGAGCCGTCGTTCTGTCGCTGGGAGGGATTCCTCGTCGCCGAGGTCGACGGCGTCCCGGCGGCGGCGCTCTGCGGATACGATCCGGGCGCGCCCGGCATGGCGAACCCCGATCCGGCGATCGTCCGCGCGGTCGTCGACGCGTTCGGGTGGGACGAGCTGCGGCGCCGCGCCGCGGACGCGCGGCTCGATCCCTTCATCACGTGCGTGAGCGTGCCGCCCCCGGAGACGTGGATCGTCGAGTGGGTGGCGACCCGACCTGGGTTTCGCCGCCGCGGGCTCGTTCGCGACCTCCTGCAGGCGATCGTCGCCGACGGGCGGCGTCGTGGGTTTCGCCGCTCGCAGATCACGCTGTTCATCGGCAACACGTCCGCCCAGCTCGCCTACGAGCGCGCCGGCTACCGAGTGATCGACGAGAAGCGCCACCCGGACTTCGCGCGTCTCATGGGTTGCCCGGGACTTGCGCGTATGACGCGCGAGATCGCGCCGCCGTGA
- a CDS encoding glycosyltransferase family 39 protein, producing MTPPDRAARDRWLTGGLFALAAVVLLVNLGHYGLWDPDEGRHSEIARELFDATTWRGKLLPQHNFQPYHDKPILYYWLAALALGVAGVNELGARLVSALTALGTLAVVFVWCRAVWDRRTARLAVAVLLTSAGFLAIGRYGSLDMLLTCWLTLGVAAAERWTAAPERRSLLYVAAVAAGLGMLTKGMIAPLFVGAIPLVFALLTRRPIPRSPLAYAGPLLAFVAVAAPWYATAQVLDPDYLREFFLVHHLARFSEDTTTFHAGPWWYYGPGVLLVLFPWSLVLPATLLVVATRGNEAARFCLVWAAGIVGFFSLSHGKLVTYVLPAVPPLAAVTAYTLRRHLEHASVRRLVAGGIGVLVAAVAIAPAIALRIGHHKPHVVIAQIAPALFTLPFLALALLLLWRLSGLRAAVLGVAAGMVVCSFVFYAAVAPRVSRVVGEKELATIIQAAPPAPIVSYEVTAASMLFYLARPVIRANRPNQLRRQLAQHPFLWIVTSPRHVAEIQAITTVYPWETRGHHILYATAPRSP from the coding sequence GTGACGCCGCCGGACCGCGCCGCTCGGGATCGCTGGCTCACGGGGGGCCTCTTCGCGCTCGCCGCCGTCGTCCTGCTCGTGAACCTCGGGCACTACGGCTTGTGGGATCCCGACGAGGGACGCCATTCCGAGATCGCACGCGAGCTGTTCGACGCCACCACCTGGCGCGGCAAGCTGCTGCCGCAGCACAACTTCCAGCCGTACCACGACAAGCCGATCCTCTATTACTGGCTCGCCGCGCTCGCCTTGGGGGTGGCCGGCGTGAACGAGCTCGGTGCGCGGCTCGTCTCCGCACTCACGGCGCTCGGCACGCTCGCCGTCGTGTTCGTCTGGTGCCGCGCCGTGTGGGACCGGCGCACCGCACGCCTCGCGGTGGCCGTGCTGCTGACGTCGGCCGGATTCCTCGCGATCGGACGATACGGGAGCCTCGACATGCTGCTCACCTGCTGGCTGACGCTCGGGGTGGCGGCGGCGGAGCGGTGGACCGCCGCGCCCGAGCGACGCTCCCTCCTCTACGTCGCGGCCGTGGCCGCCGGGCTCGGCATGCTGACCAAGGGGATGATCGCGCCACTGTTCGTCGGCGCCATCCCGCTCGTCTTCGCGCTGCTCACGCGCCGTCCGATCCCGCGCTCGCCGCTGGCATACGCGGGACCGCTGCTCGCCTTCGTCGCCGTCGCCGCGCCCTGGTACGCGACGGCGCAGGTTCTCGACCCCGACTACCTGCGCGAGTTCTTCCTGGTTCACCACCTGGCGCGCTTCAGCGAGGACACGACGACGTTCCACGCGGGACCCTGGTGGTACTATGGCCCGGGCGTGCTCCTCGTGCTCTTCCCGTGGAGCCTCGTCCTGCCTGCGACGCTGCTCGTCGTCGCGACGCGTGGCAATGAGGCGGCGCGTTTCTGCCTCGTCTGGGCGGCCGGCATCGTCGGTTTCTTCAGCCTGTCCCACGGCAAGCTCGTCACCTACGTGCTCCCCGCCGTTCCCCCGCTCGCTGCGGTCACGGCCTACACGCTGCGACGCCACCTCGAACATGCGTCGGTCCGCCGTCTCGTCGCCGGCGGGATCGGCGTGCTCGTCGCCGCCGTCGCGATCGCACCGGCGATCGCCCTGCGGATCGGCCACCACAAGCCGCACGTCGTGATCGCGCAGATCGCACCGGCGCTGTTCACACTGCCATTCCTGGCGCTCGCGCTCCTCCTGCTGTGGCGCCTCTCCGGTCTGCGAGCCGCGGTGCTCGGCGTCGCCGCAGGCATGGTCGTGTGCTCGTTCGTGTTCTACGCGGCGGTTGCGCCCCGCGTGAGCCGGGTCGTCGGCGAGAAGGAGCTGGCGACGATCATCCAGGCGGCGCCGCCCGCCCCGATCGTCTCCTACGAGGTCACCGCGGCCTCGATGCTCTTCTACCTCGCGCGACCCGTCATCCGCGCGAACCGCCCGAACCAGCTACGCCGTCAACTCGCCCAGCATCCCTTCCTCTGGATCGTCACCAGCCCCCGCCACGTAGCCGAGATCCAGGCGATCACGACCGTCTACCCCTGGGAAACCCGAGGACACCACATCCTCTACGCAACAGCCCCGCGCTCCCCTTAG
- a CDS encoding ABC transporter ATP-binding protein yields the protein MKPTRVLARALAHMWPFRGRFLTKLAIVLLGLVPVLLLPWPTKILIDHVIVGTPFGALPRPYPFFVRWFTDWLPEHDPMGILWWTVVAQGVLLVLVGAFGTTSPENSYADTSLASGGDTATTTENAANAGWSAHGGLVGLLETWFTMRLTQDLNHRFRCDLFARLLATPMPALADTQLGDAVYRVMYDTPAITNACYRLVLTPIVAPIGLALTAGAIELAFGDLPELILAALAFLPLSFLVTWPFVTALRRAATESRVAGARATAKLSEALARVPAIQGLDAGTGERQRFDRMSWAGFTSHRRMLLLGGGAALVATFAGFGLALYTFLHIADLVIAGRISVGDFALLFAYFAQVVFYVVELGTCWIRLQTSAAGLGRVFDALDAPAEHVPAAAVDAPVAPERIRFEQVGFDHAGAPVLCDVSCELRRGELVALVGPAGAGKTTFASLVPGFLVATAGRVLVDGRDVTELRAASLRARVGFVFQEPGLLQGTIADNIRLGDPDASDLEVRRAAMLAGADEFVRALPAGYATAVGRGGAKLSVGQRSRVAIARAFLRDAPILILDEPTAALDPASERRLVARLRELAPSRIVLVISHRLAIAQAADRVLVLEDGRLVEDGAPRDLLARPRGAYRRYVELQQLGTA from the coding sequence ATGAAGCCGACGCGCGTGCTCGCCCGCGCCCTGGCCCACATGTGGCCTTTCCGGGGTCGCTTCCTCACCAAGCTGGCGATCGTGCTCCTCGGCCTGGTGCCGGTGCTCCTGCTGCCGTGGCCGACCAAGATCCTGATCGATCACGTCATCGTCGGGACGCCGTTCGGCGCGCTGCCTCGGCCCTATCCGTTCTTCGTTCGGTGGTTCACGGACTGGCTCCCCGAGCACGATCCGATGGGCATCCTGTGGTGGACGGTCGTCGCCCAGGGGGTGCTGCTCGTCCTGGTCGGCGCGTTCGGGACCACGTCCCCCGAGAACAGCTACGCCGACACGTCGCTCGCGAGCGGGGGGGATACCGCCACCACCACGGAGAACGCCGCCAACGCCGGCTGGAGCGCGCACGGCGGGCTCGTCGGGCTGCTCGAGACGTGGTTCACGATGCGCCTGACGCAGGACCTGAATCACCGCTTCCGCTGCGACCTGTTCGCGCGCCTCCTCGCGACGCCGATGCCCGCGCTCGCCGACACGCAGCTCGGCGACGCCGTCTATCGCGTGATGTACGACACGCCCGCGATCACGAACGCGTGCTATCGGCTCGTGCTGACACCGATCGTGGCGCCGATCGGCCTCGCGCTCACCGCCGGCGCCATCGAGCTCGCGTTCGGCGATCTGCCCGAGCTCATCCTGGCGGCGCTGGCGTTCCTCCCGCTCTCGTTCCTGGTCACCTGGCCCTTCGTCACGGCGCTCCGGCGCGCGGCGACCGAAAGCCGGGTCGCCGGTGCGCGAGCGACCGCGAAGCTGTCCGAAGCGCTCGCCCGGGTGCCGGCCATCCAGGGCCTCGACGCCGGCACCGGCGAGCGACAGCGCTTCGATCGCATGAGCTGGGCGGGCTTCACGAGCCACCGGCGCATGTTGCTGCTGGGCGGCGGTGCCGCGCTGGTCGCGACCTTCGCCGGCTTCGGGCTCGCGCTCTACACCTTCCTGCACATCGCCGATCTGGTCATCGCGGGTCGCATCTCGGTCGGCGACTTCGCGCTGCTCTTCGCGTATTTCGCGCAAGTCGTCTTCTACGTCGTCGAGCTCGGCACGTGCTGGATCCGCTTGCAGACCTCGGCGGCCGGACTCGGCCGCGTGTTCGACGCGCTCGACGCGCCGGCCGAGCACGTTCCGGCGGCCGCGGTGGATGCGCCCGTTGCGCCCGAGCGGATCCGATTCGAGCAGGTCGGCTTCGACCACGCCGGTGCTCCCGTGCTGTGCGACGTGTCCTGCGAGCTGCGGCGCGGCGAGCTGGTGGCTCTCGTCGGGCCGGCCGGCGCCGGCAAGACGACGTTCGCGAGCCTCGTTCCGGGCTTTCTCGTCGCGACCGCGGGGCGCGTGCTCGTCGACGGCCGGGACGTGACGGAGCTGCGGGCCGCGTCGCTTCGCGCACGCGTCGGCTTCGTCTTCCAGGAGCCCGGTCTCCTCCAGGGCACCATCGCCGACAACATCCGCTTGGGTGACCCCGACGCCTCGGATCTCGAGGTCCGCCGCGCGGCGATGCTCGCCGGCGCCGACGAGTTCGTGCGCGCCCTTCCGGCAGGCTACGCGACGGCGGTCGGGCGTGGCGGCGCGAAGCTCTCCGTCGGGCAGCGGAGTCGGGTGGCGATCGCGCGCGCCTTCCTGCGCGACGCGCCCATCTTGATCCTCGACGAGCCGACGGCCGCGCTCGATCCGGCGAGCGAGCGCCGGCTCGTGGCGCGCCTGCGCGAGCTCGCACCCTCGCGCATCGTGCTCGTGATCAGCCATCGCCTCGCGATCGCGCAGGCCGCCGACCGCGTGCTCGTGCTGGAGGACGGACGCCTCGTCGAAGACGGGGCACCGCGCGACCTGCTCGCGCGTCCACGGGGCGCGTACCGCCGGTACGTCGAGCTCCAGCAGCTCGGGACCGCGTGA
- a CDS encoding ABC transporter ATP-binding protein, whose product MSDLPSGENSRPRLGDVVVLVRRTLEWVRPVRWHVAALLASVTMLALVLIPPSALLFDVVWTRVLNGAPLTTLQASVLRLDPATTADVTTMTAAVRHAIAVRAIALWAVFAIPALFAGMALWYYQLTILQWVNQHLRVALFDRLQALSLRFHGTARVGDAIYRLFQDSAMVTQVVQVLLLLPLFGIGRLVLSLALVAAVDPRLALVLLATWPPIVGLAMLVSPRLARGFRIARERASGLTASIEEELASLPVLKAYGAEPWALARFTADSAAAFRGAFAARGLLVAFDVAVFIVLGAALIIATAWATASARDGAPVLARRLLVMAGFAAWNLGCFQFVRQHLGNGTSAARQLWRTWAQAHDVVVGLRRAFAVLDLTPDVVEAPDAVDAPPAREGVAFDHVIFAYEPGRPALADVSLSARAGEITAIVGPTGAGKSTLVALLLRLFDPDRGAVTIDGQDLRRLRVGSLRARMAVVLQEPLLAAGSVRENIRYAAPQATDDAVRAAARVACADDFIMRLPSGYETVIGERGAKLSAGERQRLAVARAVLKDPRILVLDEPTASLDPATEAALLDRLADWGRGRVIVVVTHRLTTVRRADHIVVLEGGRVVEQGPHRTLLERPSGVYRALVASELEGLVA is encoded by the coding sequence GTGAGCGATCTTCCCTCCGGCGAGAACAGCCGCCCGCGTCTCGGCGACGTCGTCGTGCTCGTCCGGCGAACGCTCGAGTGGGTCCGCCCCGTCCGCTGGCACGTCGCGGCGCTCCTCGCGTCCGTGACGATGCTGGCGCTCGTGCTGATTCCACCGAGCGCGCTCCTGTTCGACGTCGTGTGGACGCGCGTGCTGAACGGCGCGCCGCTGACGACGCTGCAAGCGTCCGTGCTCCGGCTCGATCCGGCGACGACCGCGGACGTCACGACCATGACCGCCGCCGTCCGCCACGCCATCGCCGTGCGCGCGATCGCCCTCTGGGCGGTGTTCGCGATCCCCGCCCTCTTCGCCGGCATGGCGCTCTGGTACTACCAGCTCACGATCCTGCAGTGGGTGAACCAGCACCTGCGGGTCGCGCTCTTCGATCGCCTGCAGGCGCTCTCGCTGCGCTTCCACGGCACCGCGCGCGTGGGCGACGCGATCTATCGCCTCTTCCAGGACAGCGCGATGGTGACCCAGGTGGTGCAGGTGCTCCTGCTCCTGCCGCTGTTCGGGATCGGGCGTCTCGTGCTGTCCCTCGCGCTGGTCGCGGCGGTCGACCCGCGGCTCGCCCTCGTTCTCCTGGCCACCTGGCCGCCGATCGTGGGCCTGGCGATGCTGGTGAGCCCGCGGCTCGCGCGCGGCTTCCGGATCGCCCGCGAGCGCGCCAGCGGCCTCACCGCGAGCATCGAGGAGGAGCTCGCGAGCCTCCCGGTGCTGAAGGCGTACGGCGCCGAGCCCTGGGCCCTCGCGCGCTTCACCGCCGATTCCGCCGCCGCCTTTCGCGGAGCCTTCGCGGCTCGCGGGTTGCTGGTGGCCTTCGACGTCGCAGTCTTCATCGTGCTCGGCGCGGCACTCATCATCGCGACGGCGTGGGCGACGGCGTCGGCGCGCGACGGTGCGCCCGTGCTCGCGCGGCGCCTGCTCGTGATGGCGGGCTTCGCGGCCTGGAACCTCGGCTGCTTCCAGTTCGTGCGCCAGCACCTGGGCAACGGCACCAGCGCCGCACGCCAGCTCTGGCGCACGTGGGCCCAGGCGCACGACGTCGTCGTCGGACTGCGCCGGGCCTTCGCCGTGCTCGACCTCACGCCGGATGTGGTCGAAGCGCCGGACGCCGTCGACGCGCCGCCCGCCCGCGAGGGCGTGGCCTTCGACCACGTGATCTTCGCCTACGAGCCGGGACGCCCCGCGCTCGCGGACGTCTCGCTGTCAGCCCGCGCCGGTGAGATCACTGCGATCGTCGGACCGACCGGCGCCGGCAAGAGCACGCTGGTCGCGCTGCTGCTGCGTCTGTTCGACCCCGATCGCGGCGCGGTCACGATCGACGGCCAGGACCTGCGTCGCCTGCGGGTCGGGAGCCTGCGCGCGCGCATGGCCGTCGTCCTGCAGGAGCCCCTCCTGGCCGCCGGAAGCGTGCGCGAGAACATCCGCTACGCCGCGCCGCAGGCCACCGACGACGCCGTCCGCGCGGCCGCGCGCGTCGCCTGCGCGGACGACTTCATCATGCGGCTGCCGTCGGGCTACGAGACCGTGATCGGCGAGCGCGGCGCAAAGCTCTCGGCGGGCGAGCGGCAGCGCCTGGCCGTGGCGCGCGCCGTGCTGAAGGACCCGCGCATTCTCGTCCTCGACGAGCCGACCGCGTCGCTCGATCCCGCGACCGAGGCGGCGCTCCTCGACCGCCTCGCCGACTGGGGCCGCGGCCGCGTGATCGTCGTCGTGACCCATCGGCTGACGACCGTGCGGCGGGCCGACCACATCGTCGTGCTCGAGGGCGGGCGCGTGGTCGAGCAGGGACCGCACCGCACGCTGCTCGAGCGTCCGAGCGGCGTGTACCGCGCGCTGGTCGCGAGCGAGCTCGAGGGGCTGGTCGCATGA
- a CDS encoding zf-HC2 domain-containing protein, protein MSCRKAYELDLAGFLADPTGAVWAEFRDHYPRCPACAAEVRAWTELHLALGSGSHPDPDDLVRYVDGGAALAPTTRHAIAEHLAACAACRDEAHTLRTFDPLSAPAAERTPRPRRSFAFPSIGRILWHPAFAYAVALLAVLYPTLSGRVTAPTAVVEQEKRSIGGPARHVLADEEAAPAKTRQPEAPAGAGGGKPAAAPAPSGDEYDLRKEADTPAPAATALGYVARDKLAAAAKGDEGLARNDAEQKSKPAEPEQMRSRAQATTPEILIAAGEPTIVIAPGAGDVILRIEDAPPGAAAAMLHDAGGVRTFVARRESASDADAGRPAFRFPSRLLTPGRYALTFASKDGEAGERHFRVTAP, encoded by the coding sequence ATGAGCTGCCGGAAGGCATACGAGCTCGATCTCGCGGGCTTTCTCGCCGATCCGACCGGAGCGGTATGGGCCGAGTTCCGCGACCACTATCCGCGCTGTCCGGCGTGCGCCGCCGAGGTGCGCGCGTGGACGGAGCTCCACCTGGCCCTCGGCAGCGGATCGCACCCCGATCCGGACGACCTCGTGCGCTACGTCGACGGGGGCGCCGCGCTCGCCCCCACGACGCGACATGCGATCGCCGAGCATCTGGCCGCGTGTGCGGCGTGTCGCGACGAGGCGCACACGCTGCGGACGTTCGATCCGCTGTCCGCACCGGCCGCCGAGCGGACGCCGCGACCGCGCCGGTCGTTTGCGTTCCCGTCGATCGGCCGCATCCTGTGGCACCCGGCCTTCGCCTACGCGGTGGCGCTCCTCGCCGTGCTGTACCCGACGCTCTCGGGCCGCGTCACTGCGCCGACGGCCGTCGTGGAGCAGGAGAAGAGATCGATCGGGGGGCCCGCGCGCCACGTCCTCGCCGACGAGGAGGCGGCTCCCGCCAAGACGCGCCAGCCGGAGGCGCCCGCCGGAGCCGGTGGCGGGAAGCCGGCGGCCGCGCCCGCCCCGTCAGGCGACGAGTACGATCTTCGCAAGGAGGCCGACACCCCCGCACCCGCGGCGACGGCGCTCGGCTACGTGGCCCGCGACAAGCTCGCAGCGGCGGCCAAAGGCGACGAGGGTCTGGCGCGCAACGACGCCGAGCAGAAGTCGAAGCCGGCCGAGCCCGAGCAGATGCGGTCGCGAGCGCAGGCGACCACGCCGGAGATTCTCATCGCGGCGGGCGAGCCGACCATCGTCATTGCTCCGGGCGCCGGCGACGTGATCCTTCGCATCGAGGACGCGCCACCGGGCGCGGCGGCGGCGATGCTCCACGACGCGGGGGGCGTGCGGACCTTCGTCGCACGACGCGAGAGCGCGTCCGACGCCGACGCCGGCCGCCCGGCGTTCCGTTTTCCGTCGCGCTTGCTGACTCCGGGCCGGTACGCGCTCACGTTCGCGTCCAAGGACGGCGAAGCCGGCGAACGCCACTTTCGGGTGACGGCTCCGTGA
- a CDS encoding sigma-70 family RNA polymerase sigma factor, translating into MVSPGEDWLLVLRGLLAGERAALARVNRLVTSQLTQLRAYDFRDEWDDLRQEVLLAIVANAQAGRLRDPQAFVGYVRVLTRNKFVDRLKTKLRHHERETLPWDEETARAVADPAPDARAREVWTAARDLPADAQRVLEGVYREGKTYEQVSRDTGIPLGTMKRRLREALTALRRRFAEEPT; encoded by the coding sequence ATGGTGAGCCCCGGCGAGGACTGGCTCCTGGTCCTCCGCGGGCTCCTCGCCGGCGAGCGGGCGGCACTCGCCCGGGTGAACCGCCTCGTGACCAGTCAGCTCACACAGCTCCGCGCGTACGACTTCCGCGACGAATGGGACGACCTGCGCCAGGAGGTGCTGCTCGCCATCGTCGCAAACGCCCAGGCGGGACGGCTGCGCGATCCGCAGGCCTTCGTCGGCTACGTCCGCGTCCTCACGCGCAACAAGTTCGTCGACCGCCTGAAGACGAAGCTGCGCCACCACGAGCGCGAGACGCTGCCGTGGGACGAGGAGACGGCGCGCGCCGTCGCCGACCCCGCTCCCGACGCGCGTGCGAGGGAGGTGTGGACCGCGGCCCGCGATCTGCCCGCCGACGCGCAACGCGTGCTCGAGGGCGTCTATCGCGAAGGCAAGACCTACGAGCAGGTGAGTCGCGACACCGGGATCCCGCTCGGGACGATGAAGCGCCGGCTGCGCGAGGCCCTGACCGCGCTGCGGCGCCGCTTCGCCGAGGAGCCGACGTGA